A single Cellulosilyticum sp. I15G10I2 DNA region contains:
- a CDS encoding helix-turn-helix domain-containing protein, protein MSIVDRIQALCDAKNTTLIGLERAVNLGRGTIRKWDTNSPSIDKVVRVADYFHIAVDYLIDREENPLSSEILKIVSFLQDKDISPKKEALIMQYLETMFE, encoded by the coding sequence ATGTCAATTGTAGATAGAATACAAGCGTTATGTGATGCAAAGAACACAACTTTAATAGGTTTAGAAAGAGCTGTTAATCTTGGTAGAGGTACGATTAGAAAATGGGATACTAATTCTCCATCTATTGACAAGGTTGTAAGGGTTGCTGACTATTTTCACATTGCAGTTGATTATTTAATTGATAGAGAAGAAAATCCTCTATCTTCTGAGATTTTAAAGATAGTATCATTCTTACAGGATAAAGATATTTCTCCTAAAAAAGAAGCTCTCATTATGCAGTATTTGGAAACTATGTTTGAATAG
- a CDS encoding helix-turn-helix domain-containing protein, whose translation MNKEEKVTWEVVDKSKFVMTGFLQFNNPLIREIIYKTNMQVAMMYCVLLSHRNTENNQCYPSLGVLASETNQIKRTVQRQIDELYDNGYIIINSGRHGIANNYYFPKEKFYDNCIESQQANRRKNVLSDRVNKKLKKKEKQKQDSIVINENTIDTVTGEVVGNIDTQNSSERGEPNPTYNKPDIEEIPSKPLSKDEVIDRIKIYCENLDKLRQSVLFDKIFTIIGEGNKFSKVDVSTLYEVVKMINKWGNTDLLAS comes from the coding sequence ATGAATAAAGAAGAAAAAGTTACATGGGAAGTAGTAGATAAAAGTAAGTTTGTTATGACTGGATTTTTACAATTTAATAATCCATTAATCAGGGAGATAATTTATAAAACTAATATGCAAGTAGCTATGATGTATTGTGTATTGTTATCTCATAGAAATACAGAAAATAATCAATGCTATCCTTCTTTGGGTGTATTAGCTAGTGAAACAAATCAAATAAAGAGAACAGTTCAACGGCAAATTGATGAATTGTATGATAATGGTTATATAATAATCAATAGTGGTAGGCATGGTATAGCTAATAATTATTATTTCCCCAAGGAAAAGTTTTATGATAATTGTATAGAATCTCAACAAGCAAATAGAAGGAAAAATGTATTATCTGATAGAGTAAATAAAAAATTGAAGAAGAAAGAAAAGCAGAAGCAAGATAGTATTGTTATTAATGAAAATACAATTGATACTGTTACTGGAGAGGTTGTTGGGAATATCGATACGCAGAATTCTTCGGAACGTGGAGAACCCAATCCTACATATAATAAGCCTGATATAGAAGAAATACCGAGTAAACCATTATCTAAAGATGAAGTTATTGATAGGATAAAAATATATTGTGAGAACCTAGATAAACTTAGGCAAAGTGTATTGTTTGATAAGATATTTACTATTATTGGTGAAGGTAATAAGTTTAGCAAAGTAGATGTTTCTACTCTATATGAAGTAGTCAAGATGATTAATAAATGGGGAAATACAGATTTATTAGCAAGTTAA